One Mya arenaria isolate MELC-2E11 chromosome 5, ASM2691426v1 genomic window carries:
- the LOC128234044 gene encoding protein mono-ADP-ribosyltransferase PARP14-like isoform X2 — MKNFLNETLGPPLPPPRPPKNSSRRSSLSSVTVIDETIRLPRRRSLSPCPSPTRVGRFFEKTSSFSSRHVVVKGVNEMVALDIVISFFKNKFPFEADDITFITRCELTHDIIIELLTLEAAQSLLTKAHSETLQLFVSKDSITIEPFPEKDMKCLLINGIDGSSTQADIAKYLHEHCGIAMETIKNIQFGTKKGAAVIQFDSSRPDIKTIRKRLSKRPCRGKLLCFNEVDRCRSILVQHQDPSVSKDDIVRYFSKKSFSGGGRIDTVHIYLPLNAYVVVFRSTEDADCVLSQNPHSILGRKLTVEPFFASLQAKSINEITSQEPLIFNNLDRHIVRFVRNSEEYRTDLECKIAKLNGKVVWPCEKADGNYKSEKHLKVICAIDPCKTPVETLKESLKNWQHICSGKIQQFFHQFEMTSKIPVADQVWNTLNQFLESNEIDDPKKECRAVFRNADLFSVRIVGQKRFTEDLYDIISSKVDELENDFVASQKTSCLRKFIQLNSNEKSHLRYSKALEEIGKENPTVVIKLLDTDPDGLEIMGRIISIGEVIHKIQCSLNSYSKEVLHSAKHGITCKTLDLLKTPETKAYITDMIDKSIGGTSKACYGVDIDNNVEVCATDEESLTEAIKIIQDSIKEIELKSLTLRHRVVLCGHDGDNLFTSLQKKHKGLFLSYKSNDSISFVTISPIIDEVEEMISLFIDSHEIISEFIEVESDRLAYLLTNKTNELEIIEDEYQPKGIEISVVEGMISGFSIKGEKQYCREIGLRLQLMVDIIVERSHELQWDGFNECLKENQELQSKMSVIELENKCVVRISPNEKYRRTNDNVRLIDTKFFTTIGSLNKSLYVVAGDITDLDADVAVVPSISSLELSGTAGRLVRAKGGFEIQKECYDIVKYKRGRISPGDVYVTTSGNLSVKHLIHAVIPCRDDLEQDADKILASLVDQSILKAAALGGKSILFPLIGTGDFNFALEKVAEVLLTNIMTIFKEDSDIGLERVYICDLDEEKLEKVIMQAKQMSDNKDSDDSGEIPTNRQSEKSIKCDVIMKPLAELQADAFVNATTWDINLRIGALGRAILDVAGDEVLEDIKRTYPDGVRYGEVAISNTGRMKHSIEAFFHGQIPHWTPNDGFAEIVLSKFVTECLLEANRRSFCSIAFPALGCGKRGYPPDVVVTIMLRAINEFARQNPGTTVDLVKFVIPQNRSDLFEVFYEFVYENKSMKTRSFVREYFLRSRSVNNFLLQRDSPQIQVGPVSIKLTLGNITMEGTHAIVNSTNVALNLKRGLVSSMILLAAGKVIQLECNTDEKKKQAQLNKIVTTGPGRLLCKKILHMVAGESIQQWRKCIKRCLRTAEAENLPIVSFPAIGTGQCGQPASDMADVLATTVKKYVQSTKYRGILKAIRIVLYDQEILEEFRTTIKKRLFGKRRGSRISKFFMRNESHAIEADVKFHIFAETEKDAERVIQELHSLKTEEKIAFPSSVVGRLTESQEHDLIEIAKRRRTVIGGIDRKDGCIAVSGFDCDVEQTRHEIEIYLAKQSNVPLPDRWNMNVFESPKLIELQQDDSEYKTLHNLCHRTLPSGTYIKIERIQNPLLYIQYEERKRELTQGVSGGSRTISLWYGGRPEDTSYISNHGFHKLCETSSSCGTRVRFTKQVRTTYDEFCRQDLTGVKVLMFVDVLVSDRSATDINVFQITEPNQACPRFVVYFKES, encoded by the exons atgaagaattttttaaatg AAACACTGGGTCCCCCATTGCCTCCACCAAGACCACCGAAAAACAGTAGCCGTCGAAGTTCTTTAAGCTCCGTCACAGTTATTGATGAAACAATTCGATTACCTCGGCGAAGGTCCTTGTCACCATGTCCATCTCCAACACGCGTTGGtagattttttgaaaaaacatcAAGTTTTTCATCAAGGCATGTAGTTGTGAAAGGCGTAAACGAAATGGTTGCTCTTGATATAgtaatttcattctttaaaaacaaatttccaTTTGAAGCGGATGATATAACTTTCATTACAAGGTGCGAACTTACACACGATATCATCATTGAATTGCTAACACTGgaag CTGCACAGTCGCTACTTACGAAAGCACACTCAGAAACACTTCAGTTGTTCGTTTCTAAAGATTCCATTACAATAGAACCGTTTCCAGAAAAAGACATGAAGTGTCTTCTTATCAATGGTATCGATGGCAGCTCTACACAAGCGGATATTGCCAAATATCTTCATGAACACTGTGGCATTGCCATGGAGACAATTAAGAATATCCAGTTCGGGACAAAAAAAGGAGCTGCAGTCATTCAGTTTGATTCATCAAGACCAG ATATCAAAACAATACGGAAACGATTGAGTAAAAGGCCATGTAGAGGAAAGCTTTTGTGCTTTAATGAAGTAGATAGATGTAGAAGCATCCTTGTTCAACACCAAGATCCGAGTGTGTCTAAGGATGACATTGTAAGATATTTCTCGAAAAAAAGCTTTAGCGGTGGCGGAAGGATAGACACAGTCCATATCTACCTACCCTTGAATGCATACGTTGTTGTCTTTCGGTCTACTGAAG atgCTGATTGTGTTTTGTCGCAAAATCCGCATAGTATATTGGGAAGAAAACTTACTGTAGAGCCATTCTTTGCAAGTCTTCAAGCGAAATCTATAAATGAAATCACTTCACAAGAGCCtcttattttcaacaatttggACCGACACATCGTTAG ATTCGTACGAAATTCAGAAGAATATCGGACAGATTTGGAATGTAAAATAGCTAAACTCAATGGAAAGGTGGTTTGGCCATGTGAAAAAGCTGATGGAAACTACAAAAGCGAAAAACACCTGAAAGTTATTTGTGCAATTGATCCGTGCAAAACACCTGTCGAAACTCTAAAAGAAAGTCTTAAAAACTGGCAACACATTTGTTCTGgaaaaattcaacaattttttcacCAATTTGAGATGACCAGCAAAATTCCTGTCGCCGACCAG GTCTGGAATACCTTGAATCAGTTCCTTGAAAGTAATGAAATTGACGACCCTAAAAAGGAGTGCCGAGCTGTGTTCAGAAACGCGGATTTGTTTAGCGTTCGAATCGTCGGCCAAAAACGATTTACTGAAGACTTGTACGACATCATTTCATCGAAGGTGGATGAACTTGAAAATGACTTTGTCGCTTCGCAGAAGACAAGTTGTCTGCGAAAATTTATTCAACTCAATTCTAACGAAAAGTCTCATCTTCGGTATTCAAAAGCACTCGAAGAAATAGGAAAAGAAAATCCTACCGTTGTGATAAAACTGTTAGACACAGATCCCGATGGCCTTGAAATTATG ggtAGGATTATTTCGATCGGAGAAGTAATCCATAAAATACAGTGCAGTTTAAACAGTTATTCGAAGGAAGTGCTACACAGCGCTAAACATG GAATAACTTGCAAGACACTTGACTTACTGAAAACTCCGGAAACTAAAGCCTACATCACCGATATGATCGATAAATCAATTGGAGGAACATCCAAAGCTTGCTACGGAGTAGATATTGATAACAACGTTGAGGTTTGTGCTACCGATGAAGAATCTCTTACGGAAGCCATCAAAATTATTCAAGATTCAATCAAAGAAATAGAACTCAAATCATTGACTCTGCGACATCGAGTTGTATTATGTGGACATGACGGTGATAATTTGTTTACAAGTTTGCAGAAGAAACACAAGGGTCTCTTTTTGAGTTACAAAAGCAACGATTCAATTAGTTTTGTCACAATTAGTCCCATAATCGATGAGGTTGAAGAAATGATATCACTGTTTATAGACAGCCATGAAATAATTTCGGAATTCATCGAGGTGGAGAGTGATCGTTTAGCCTACCTTTTGACGAATAAAACAAACGAGCTAGAAATAATTGAAGACGAATACCAACCAAAAGGCATTGAGATATCAGTTGTCGAAGGGATGATTAGTGGGTTTTCCATTAAAGGAGAGAAACAATATTGTCGGGAAATAGGTTTGAG GCTACAACTGATGGTTGACATAATCGTTGAAAGAAGTCATGAACTTCAATGGGATGGTTTCAATGAATGCCTCAAGGAAAACCAGGAACTTCAGTCGAAAATGTCAGTGATTGAGcttgaaaacaaatgtgttgttaGAATATCGCCGAATGAAAAATACAGGAGAACAAACGATAACGTCCGTTTgatcgatacaaagtttttcaCCACAATTGGGAGCCTAAACAAATCCCTGTACGTAGTTGCTGGTGATATAACTGATCTTGATGCTGATGTTGCTGTCGTCCCATCCATTTCAAGTCTCGAACTTTCTGGTACTGCCGGACGTCTAGTACGGGCAAAAG GAGGTTTTGAAATTCAGAAAGAATGTTATGACATAGTTAAATACAAAAGAGGCCGTATTTCACCAGGAGATGTGTATGTAACAACAAGTGGAAACCTTTCtgtgaaacatttaatacacGCTGTCATCCCGTGCAGAGATGATCTCGAACAAGATGCTGATAAAATTCTTGCGAGTTTGGTGGACCAATCTATTTTAAAGGCAGCAGCACTTGGAGGGAAGTCTATATTGTTTCCGTTGATTGGAACTGGTGATTTCAACTTTGCGCTTGAAAAAGTTGCTGAGGTTCTTCTCACGAATATTATGACAATTTTCAAAGAGGACAGTGATATTGGGTTAGAAAGAGTTTATATTTGTGATTTAGACGAAGAAAAACTTGAGAAAGTCATTATgcaagctaaacaaatgtcagATAACAAGGACAGCGATG ACTCTGGTGAAATTCCAACGAACCGTCAAAGTGAGAAGTCGATAAAATGTGATGTCATAATGAAGCCTTTGGCCGAACTGCAG GCGGACGCTTTTGTGAATGCAACAACCTGGGATATAAATCTTCGGATAGGTGCTCTTGGACGGGCTATTTTAGATGTCGCGGGAGATGAAGTTTTGGAAGATATCAAACGCACTTATCCTGATGGTGTTCGATATGGTGAAGTAGCTATTTCTAACACAGGGCGAATGAAACACAGCATTGAGGCATTTTTCCATGGACAAATCCCACACTGGACTCCAAACGATGGATTTGCAGAAATC GTCTTATCCAAATTTGTGACTGAGTGTCTACTAGAAGCTAATCGGCGCAGTTTTTGCTCAATCGCATTCCCTGCGCTCGGATGTGGCAAGAGAGGATATCCACCTGACGTTGTAGTGACAATTATGCTTCGTGCAATAAACGAATTTGCAAGACAAAACCCCGGGACTACAGTTGATCTTGTGAAGTTTGTTATTCCTCAGAATAGATCAGATCTTTTCGAG GTGTTTTATGAGTTTGTATATGAAAACAAGAGTATGAAAACAAGGAGCTTTGTCAGGGAATACTTTCTTCGTTCCCGGTCAGTCAACAACTTCCTTCTACAAA GAGATAGTCCCCAGATTCAAGTAGGTCCTGTGTCTATAAAGTTGACCCTTGGAAACATTACGATGGAAGGCACACACGCGATTGTCAATTCCACCAATGTCGCATTGAACTTGAAGCGTGGTCTGGTGTCATCTATGATTCTTTTGGCCGCGGGAAAGGTCATTCAGCTTGAATGCAACACTGACG AGAAGAAAAAACAAGCTCAGCTAAATAAAATAGTAACAACAGGCCCGGGTAGATTGTTATGCAAGAAAATACTACACATGGTCGCAGGAGAAAGTATACAGCAGTGGAGAAAATGCATTAAACGTTGTCTCCGGACGGCAGAAGCGGAGAACCTGCCAATTGTATCGTTTCCTGCAATTGGAACAG gTCAATGTGGACAACCTGCTTCTGACATGGCCGATGTGTTGGCAACAACTGTAAAGAAGTATGTTCAAAGCACCAAATACAGGGGTATCCTCAAGGCCATTAGAATTGTCCTCTATGATCAGGAAATACTAGAGGAGTTTCGAACAACCATTAAGAAAAGGCTCTTTGGCAAACGAAGGGGGTCAAGGATTTCTAAATTCT TCATGAGAAATGAAAGCCATGCAATAGAAGCTGACGTCAAATTCCACATATTTGCTGAGACAGAGAAAGACGCAGAACGAGTCATCCAAGAACTTCATTCTTTGAAGACGGAGGAGAAGATTGCTTTTCCATCGTCGGTTGTAGGCCGTCTTACAGAATCACAG GAACACGATCTCATAGAAATAGCAAAGCGTCGAAGGACAGTAATTGGTGGTATAGACAGGAAGGATGGATGCATTGCCGTGTCTGGCTTTGACTGTGACGTTGAACAGACCAgacatgaaattgaaatatatctagcaaaacaatcaaatg TGCCACTTCCGGACCGTTGGAATATGAATGTATTCGAATCTCCAAAGCTGATTGAGCTTCAACAAGATGACTCAGAATACAAGACATTACACAATCTTTGTCATCGGACGCTACCTTCTGGTACATATATAAAG ATTGAACGCATTCAAAATCCTTTGCTGTACATACAGTATGAAGAACGAAAGCGTGAACTGACGCAAGGAGTAAGTGGCGGAAGTCGAACGATATCTTTATGGTATGGAGGAAGACCAGAAGATACCTCGTACATTTCAAATCATGGATTCCACAAGCTTTGTGAAACAA GCTCTTCATGCGGAACGAGAGTACGATTTACAAAGCAAGTTCGGACAACGTATGATGAGTTCTGCAGACAGGACCTCACAGGAGTGAAGGTTTTGATGTTTGTAGATGTGCTTGTCAGTGACCGATCCGCAACTgacataaatgtatttcaaataacgGAGCCGAACCAGGCCTGTCCGAGATTTGTCGTGTACTTTAAGGAATCATAA